From one Simplicispira suum genomic stretch:
- a CDS encoding RNB domain-containing ribonuclease, with product MSQRQNFRRSDLVRIAIEAMKERGLEPEFPAGALRELAALTGPGEDKGPTVRDLTALPWSSIDNDDSLDLDQLTACAPLGGGAVKIFVAVADVDALVTKNSAIDVHARTNTTSVYTSVRIFPMLPERLSTDLTSLNDGQERLAIVTEMVVDKAGVVTHSTVHRARVLNQAKLAYDAVAAWIEGEGDLPEAARAVPGMDEQLRTQDAVAQRMRVRRREQGSLELETFQPRAVFEGERVVDIRQHLQNRARQLIEEFMIATNTCTAQFLAQNGASALRRVVRSPERWHRIVEVAAKYGERLPAEPDSLALEAFLARRRKADPLRFPDLSLVVVKLMGSGEYVVEHPKGEPIGHFGLAVRDYTHSTAPNRRYPDLVTLRMVKALLQGERSPYGTAELERLAEHCTQQEDAAQKVERSVRKSEAALYLQGMVGKKFDAVVTGASDRAVWVRIFAPPAEGMLVGGGTHLDVGQKLRVKLVETNVERGFIDFEQVL from the coding sequence ATGAGCCAACGACAGAACTTTCGCCGCAGCGACCTGGTCCGTATTGCCATCGAGGCCATGAAGGAGCGCGGCCTGGAGCCCGAGTTCCCCGCAGGCGCGCTGCGGGAGCTTGCGGCGCTCACGGGTCCGGGCGAGGACAAGGGCCCGACGGTCCGCGACCTGACCGCGCTGCCCTGGTCGTCCATCGACAACGACGATTCGCTCGACCTCGACCAGCTCACGGCGTGCGCGCCCCTGGGCGGCGGCGCGGTGAAGATTTTTGTCGCCGTGGCCGATGTCGATGCGCTGGTGACAAAGAACTCCGCCATCGACGTGCACGCGCGCACCAACACCACTTCGGTCTATACCTCGGTGCGGATATTCCCCATGCTGCCCGAGCGTCTTTCTACTGACCTGACTTCCCTCAACGACGGCCAGGAGCGCCTGGCCATCGTCACCGAGATGGTGGTGGACAAGGCTGGCGTAGTCACCCACAGCACGGTGCACCGCGCCCGCGTTCTGAATCAGGCCAAGCTGGCTTACGACGCCGTGGCTGCGTGGATCGAAGGCGAAGGCGATTTGCCCGAAGCTGCGCGTGCCGTCCCCGGCATGGACGAGCAGCTGCGCACGCAGGACGCCGTGGCCCAGCGCATGCGCGTGCGCCGGCGCGAGCAAGGTTCGCTGGAGCTGGAAACCTTCCAGCCGCGCGCCGTGTTCGAAGGCGAGCGCGTGGTGGACATCCGCCAGCATTTGCAAAACCGCGCACGCCAGCTGATCGAAGAATTCATGATTGCCACCAACACCTGCACGGCGCAGTTTCTGGCGCAGAACGGAGCCAGCGCGCTGCGCCGCGTGGTGCGCTCGCCCGAGCGCTGGCACCGCATTGTGGAGGTGGCCGCCAAGTACGGCGAGCGTTTGCCGGCCGAGCCAGATTCGCTGGCACTTGAAGCCTTTCTGGCGCGGCGGCGCAAGGCCGACCCACTGCGTTTCCCCGACCTCTCGCTGGTCGTCGTCAAGCTCATGGGATCGGGCGAGTACGTGGTCGAGCACCCGAAGGGCGAGCCCATTGGCCACTTTGGTCTCGCCGTGCGCGACTACACGCATTCCACCGCGCCCAACCGCCGCTACCCCGACCTGGTGACGCTGCGCATGGTCAAGGCGCTGTTGCAGGGCGAGCGTTCCCCCTATGGCACGGCGGAACTGGAGCGCCTGGCCGAGCACTGCACGCAGCAGGAAGACGCGGCGCAAAAGGTCGAGCGCAGCGTGCGCAAATCCGAGGCCGCGCTGTACCTGCAAGGCATGGTGGGCAAAAAGTTTGATGCCGTCGTCACTGGCGCCAGCGACCGCGCCGTTTGGGTGCGCATCTTTGCGCCGCCGGCCGAAGGCATGCTGGTGGGCGGAGGCACCCACCTGGACGTGGGGCAGAAGCTGCGCGTCAAACTGGTGGAGACCAATGTGGAGCGCGGCTTCATCGACTTCGAGCAGGTGCTCTGA
- a CDS encoding ArsR/SmtB family transcription factor — MDQATATTVFESLASGVRLDVFRLLVKQGPQGLVAGEIAAALGLPATNVSFHLKALTQAGLLTGTQEGRYQRYRANIALMAELIAYLTDECCAGQPALCEGLGVPECLACGSTPARTD, encoded by the coding sequence ATGGACCAAGCCACCGCCACCACCGTCTTTGAATCCTTGGCCTCGGGCGTTCGGCTCGATGTCTTTCGCTTGCTCGTCAAACAAGGCCCGCAGGGGCTGGTGGCCGGCGAGATTGCGGCCGCGCTGGGCTTGCCCGCCACCAATGTGTCGTTCCACCTGAAGGCGCTCACGCAGGCCGGTCTGCTGACCGGAACACAGGAGGGACGCTACCAGCGCTACCGGGCCAATATCGCCTTGATGGCCGAACTGATCGCCTATCTGACGGACGAATGCTGCGCCGGCCAACCGGCGCTGTGCGAAGGGCTGGGCGTGCCGGAATGCCTCGCCTGCGGCAGCACGCCAGCCCGCACGGATTGA
- a CDS encoding arsenate reductase ArsC, with translation MNVLFLCTGNSCRSILAEACFNHLAPAGWRALSAGSQPTGQVHPRALALLAREGIAAQGCHSKSWDNLPAVPDVVVTVCASAAGETCPAYLGPVLRAHWGVDDPAHATGTDAQMDAAFLAAYRTLRARIEAFLVLPLEDLKTDPARLKAELDRIGTLVGGGAALATVEPQSASASCSGGACC, from the coding sequence ATGAATGTCCTGTTCCTTTGTACCGGCAACTCGTGCCGCTCCATCCTTGCCGAGGCCTGCTTCAACCACCTGGCCCCGGCGGGCTGGCGCGCCCTGAGCGCCGGCAGCCAGCCCACCGGGCAGGTGCATCCGCGCGCGCTGGCCTTGCTGGCGCGCGAAGGCATCGCGGCGCAAGGCTGCCACAGCAAGTCGTGGGACAACTTGCCAGCGGTCCCCGACGTGGTGGTCACCGTGTGCGCCAGCGCCGCCGGCGAAACCTGCCCCGCCTATTTGGGGCCGGTGCTGCGCGCGCACTGGGGTGTGGACGACCCGGCACACGCCACCGGTACCGACGCACAGATGGATGCCGCCTTTCTGGCCGCCTACCGCACGCTGCGCGCGCGCATCGAAGCGTTTCTTGTTTTGCCGCTGGAAGATTTGAAAACCGATCCAGCCCGCCTCAAGGCCGAGCTGGATCGCATCGGCACGCTCGTGGGCGGCGGGGCGGCGCTGGCCACTGTGGAGCCGCAGTCTGCGAGTGCTAGCTGTTCGGGCGGCGCCTGCTGCTGA
- the arsA gene encoding arsenical pump-driving ATPase, translated as MQFLDNAPRFLFFTGKGGVGKTSLACATAMQLAARGQRVLLVSTDPASNVGQVFGLAIGNQVTAVPEVPRLWALEVDPQAAAQGYRDRIVGPVRGVLPDDVVKGIEEQLSGACTTEIAAFDEFTALLTDTSLDARYEHIIFDTAPTGHTIRLLQLPGAWSGFLESGKGDASCLGPLAGLEKQRSQYAAAVAALADGTRTRLVLVARAQQSTLREAARTHGELQAIGLGQQYLVVNGVFPPGEAAQDPLAAAICRREQAVLAAMPPALQSLPTDLVALKPFNLVGREALRQLLVDTAAAPVPGDSGGQPDIDLPRLAALVDGIAADGHGLVMLMGKGGVGKTTLAAAVAVELAHRGFAVHLSTSDPAANLEQTLGGALENLTVSRIDPHEVTERYRQQVLATKGAKLDAAGRALLEEDLRSPCTEEIAVFQAFSRTIRESGKKFVVMDTAPTGHTLLLLDATGAYHRDIVRQMGSTGVHFTTPMMQLQDPKQTKVILVTLAETTPVLEAANLQNDLRRAGIEPWAWVINNSVAAARVTSPLLRQRARNELREIDAVTTQHAKRWAIVPLLSEEPVGIARLLELAGSQFQAQAAGV; from the coding sequence ATGCAATTTCTCGACAACGCACCGCGTTTTCTCTTTTTCACCGGCAAAGGCGGCGTCGGCAAGACCTCGCTGGCCTGCGCCACGGCCATGCAACTGGCGGCCCGCGGTCAGCGCGTGCTGCTGGTCAGCACCGACCCGGCGTCGAACGTGGGCCAGGTGTTTGGCCTGGCGATCGGCAACCAGGTCACGGCCGTGCCCGAGGTGCCACGCCTGTGGGCGCTGGAGGTAGACCCGCAAGCCGCTGCCCAGGGCTACCGCGACCGCATCGTCGGGCCGGTGCGTGGCGTGCTGCCCGATGACGTGGTCAAGGGCATTGAAGAGCAGCTCTCGGGCGCCTGCACCACCGAAATTGCGGCGTTTGACGAGTTCACCGCGCTGCTGACCGACACCAGCCTGGACGCGCGCTACGAGCACATCATTTTTGACACCGCGCCCACCGGCCACACCATCCGTCTGCTGCAACTGCCGGGGGCCTGGAGCGGCTTTCTGGAGTCTGGCAAGGGCGACGCCTCCTGCCTGGGACCGCTGGCCGGGCTGGAAAAGCAGCGCAGCCAGTACGCGGCGGCCGTGGCGGCGCTGGCCGACGGCACGCGCACCCGGCTGGTGCTGGTGGCCCGCGCGCAGCAGTCCACGCTGCGCGAAGCCGCGCGCACGCACGGCGAACTGCAGGCCATCGGTTTGGGGCAGCAGTACCTGGTGGTGAACGGCGTGTTTCCGCCTGGCGAAGCGGCGCAAGACCCGCTGGCCGCTGCCATTTGCCGGCGCGAGCAGGCCGTGCTCGCCGCCATGCCGCCGGCCCTGCAGTCGCTGCCGACCGACCTTGTGGCGCTCAAGCCCTTCAACCTGGTGGGGCGCGAGGCCTTGCGCCAGTTGTTGGTGGACACGGCGGCGGCGCCGGTGCCCGGCGATAGCGGCGGACAGCCCGACATCGACCTGCCACGCCTGGCTGCGCTGGTGGACGGCATTGCTGCCGACGGCCACGGCTTGGTGATGCTGATGGGCAAGGGCGGCGTGGGCAAGACCACGCTGGCCGCCGCCGTCGCGGTGGAACTGGCGCACCGGGGCTTTGCAGTGCATTTGTCTACGTCGGACCCGGCAGCCAACCTGGAGCAGACGCTGGGCGGCGCGCTGGAGAACCTCACCGTGAGCCGCATCGATCCGCACGAGGTCACCGAGCGCTACCGCCAGCAGGTGCTGGCGACCAAGGGCGCGAAACTGGATGCCGCCGGACGCGCATTGCTCGAAGAAGATCTGCGCTCGCCATGCACCGAAGAAATCGCCGTCTTCCAGGCCTTCTCGCGCACCATCCGCGAATCCGGCAAGAAGTTTGTCGTGATGGATACGGCGCCCACTGGCCACACGCTCTTGCTGCTGGACGCCACCGGCGCCTACCACCGCGACATCGTGCGCCAGATGGGCAGCACCGGCGTGCACTTCACCACGCCGATGATGCAGCTCCAGGACCCCAAGCAGACCAAGGTGATTCTGGTCACGCTGGCCGAGACCACGCCCGTGCTCGAAGCCGCCAATCTGCAGAACGATCTGCGCCGCGCCGGCATCGAGCCCTGGGCCTGGGTCATCAACAACAGCGTGGCGGCGGCCCGGGTGACTTCGCCACTGCTGCGCCAGCGCGCCCGCAACGAACTGCGCGAGATCGATGCCGTCACCACGCAGCACGCCAAGCGCTGGGCCATCGTGCCGCTGCTGAGCGAGGAGCCCGTCGGCATCGCGCGCCTGCTGGAGCTTGCCGGCTCCCAATTCCAAGCTCAAGCGGCGGGAGTCTGA
- the arsB gene encoding ACR3 family arsenite efflux transporter, with amino-acid sequence MGLFERYLTVWVGLGILAGVGLGLLAPGAFQAIAALELAHVNLVVAVFIWVMIYPMMIQVDWSAVKDVGKKPRGLLLTLVVNWLIKPFTMAALGVLFFRYLFASWVDPQSASEYIAGMILLGVAPCTAMVFVWSQLVKGDANYTLVQVSVNDLIMVVAFAPIAAFLLGVTDVTVPWQTLVLSTVLYVVLPLAAGMATRALLQRRSKHAVADFVAHLKPWSIAGLIATVVLLFGFQAGTIVAQPLVIALIAVPLVVQSYGIFAIAWWGARWLRLPHEVAGPACLIGTSNFFELAVAVAISLFGLHSGAALATVVGVLVEVPVMLSLVALVNRAGRRAVRPVRGENFS; translated from the coding sequence ATGGGGTTGTTTGAGCGCTACCTGACGGTGTGGGTGGGCTTGGGCATCTTGGCCGGTGTGGGCCTGGGATTGCTGGCACCGGGCGCCTTCCAGGCGATTGCCGCGCTGGAACTGGCCCACGTCAACCTGGTTGTCGCCGTCTTCATCTGGGTGATGATTTATCCCATGATGATCCAGGTTGACTGGAGCGCGGTGAAGGACGTTGGCAAAAAACCGCGCGGTCTGTTGTTGACGCTGGTGGTCAACTGGCTCATCAAGCCCTTCACCATGGCGGCGCTGGGCGTGCTGTTCTTCCGCTATTTGTTTGCGTCCTGGGTCGACCCGCAATCGGCCAGCGAGTACATCGCCGGCATGATCTTGCTGGGCGTGGCGCCATGTACGGCGATGGTGTTCGTCTGGAGCCAATTGGTAAAGGGCGACGCCAACTACACGCTGGTGCAGGTGTCGGTCAACGACCTCATCATGGTGGTCGCCTTTGCGCCCATTGCCGCCTTTCTGCTGGGGGTGACGGACGTGACGGTGCCCTGGCAGACGCTGGTGCTCTCCACGGTGCTCTATGTGGTGCTGCCGCTGGCGGCGGGCATGGCCACACGGGCGCTCTTGCAGCGCCGCTCAAAGCACGCCGTGGCCGACTTTGTTGCGCACCTCAAGCCGTGGTCGATTGCCGGGCTGATCGCCACGGTGGTGCTGCTGTTTGGTTTTCAGGCCGGCACCATCGTCGCGCAGCCACTGGTGATTGCGCTGATTGCCGTGCCGCTCGTCGTGCAGAGCTACGGCATTTTTGCCATTGCCTGGTGGGGCGCGCGCTGGCTCAGGCTGCCGCACGAGGTCGCCGGCCCGGCCTGTTTGATCGGCACCTCGAACTTCTTCGAGCTGGCCGTGGCCGTGGCGATTTCGCTGTTTGGCCTGCACTCCGGCGCGGCGCTGGCCACCGTGGTGGGCGTGCTGGTGGAGGTGCCGGTGATGCTGTCGCTGGTGGCGCTGGTGAACCGGGCGGGGCGCCGGGCCGTACGTCCCGTGCGCGGTGAAAATTTCAGTTAA
- a CDS encoding universal stress protein codes for MNKVYACIDGRATTTAVIDWAAWAAQRLPAPLELLHVLERSPELPNVGDYTGAIGLGAQEVLLQQLSALDEQRGKLAQQAGREMLEAASLRAQNAGLPVPATHMRHGELVDTLLELEPELRLCVLGANHRASGPRKLHLDHHVESVIRALQRPVLVATSEHFAAPERFVVAYDASPTARKMVDMVAASPLLRGLPALIAMVGADTAEAQEQLAAAAELLRVAGFAVQTKLLPGEPEQALPELLSTQGAALLVMGAYGHSRIRQLIVGSTTTTLLRLSELPVLILR; via the coding sequence ATGAACAAGGTCTACGCCTGCATCGACGGCCGCGCCACCACCACCGCCGTCATCGACTGGGCCGCCTGGGCGGCACAGCGCCTGCCTGCGCCGCTCGAATTGCTGCATGTACTGGAGCGCTCGCCCGAATTGCCCAACGTGGGCGACTACACCGGCGCGATTGGCCTGGGGGCACAAGAGGTACTGCTACAGCAACTGAGCGCGTTGGACGAACAACGCGGCAAGCTCGCCCAGCAGGCTGGGCGCGAAATGCTGGAAGCCGCCAGCCTGCGCGCTCAAAACGCCGGCCTGCCGGTGCCCGCCACCCACATGCGCCACGGCGAACTGGTCGATACCCTGCTGGAGCTCGAACCCGAACTGCGTTTGTGCGTTCTGGGCGCGAACCACCGCGCCAGCGGACCGCGCAAGCTCCACCTCGACCACCACGTCGAGAGCGTCATTCGCGCGCTGCAACGCCCGGTACTGGTCGCCACCAGCGAGCACTTTGCTGCGCCTGAGCGCTTTGTGGTGGCCTACGACGCCAGTCCCACGGCCCGCAAGATGGTCGACATGGTCGCCGCCAGCCCTCTGCTGCGCGGCTTGCCGGCGCTGATTGCCATGGTGGGCGCAGACACTGCCGAAGCGCAGGAGCAGCTGGCCGCCGCTGCGGAACTGCTGCGTGTGGCCGGTTTTGCGGTGCAGACGAAGCTGCTGCCTGGCGAACCCGAGCAAGCCCTGCCCGAACTGCTCAGCACCCAGGGCGCGGCGCTACTGGTGATGGGCGCCTACGGCCACTCGCGCATCCGCCAGCTCATTGTCGGCAGCACCACGACCACGCTGCTGCGGCTCTCGGAGCTGCCGGTATTGATTCTGCGGTAG
- a CDS encoding N-acetylglutaminylglutamine amidotransferase has translation MCGIAGELRFDAREADLSALARMNVRQAPRGPDGQGVFATAGKAFGHRRLKIMDLSDAAQQPMVDPHLGLGIVFNGAIYNHPELRKELKALGYRFFSHGDTEVLLKAYHAWGPDFVQRLNGMFAFALWERDSGKVLLGRDRLGIKPLYWAEVAGGVRFASALPALLAGGGIDTDIDPVGLHHYLSFHAVVPAPHTLLRGVKKLPPGTLMVIEPDGRRSEKIFWALDYARTTEEENRSFDDWRDILLQSLRAAVRRRLVADVPVGALLSGGVDSSLIVGLMAEAGVPNLRTYNVGFEDVGGEKGNEFEYAEIVAQSFGTIHERIFVPEAELLRRLPEAIAAMSEPMVSHDCIGFYLLSEAVSRHSKVVQSGQGADEVFGGYHWYPALAGSRQPVDDYLAAFRDRGPAEMARTVQARYATADASRALVAERFAAPGASDPVEQALRLDTTVMLVDDPVKRVDNMTMAFGLEARVPFLDHELVELAARIPARHKLAGGGKGILKEAARKVIPAAVIDRPKGYFPVPALKYLQGNVLANVKDALGSRAAQERGLFQRVYVDELLADPGAHITPLRGSKLWQLGLLEMWLQTHLA, from the coding sequence ATGTGCGGCATCGCCGGAGAACTACGATTTGACGCCCGCGAAGCGGATCTGTCTGCGCTGGCGCGCATGAACGTCCGGCAGGCGCCGCGCGGACCGGACGGCCAGGGTGTGTTCGCGACGGCAGGAAAGGCCTTTGGCCACCGGCGCCTGAAAATCATGGACCTGTCCGACGCGGCGCAGCAGCCCATGGTGGACCCGCATCTGGGCCTGGGCATCGTGTTTAACGGTGCTATCTACAACCACCCTGAACTGCGCAAGGAACTAAAAGCGCTGGGCTACCGCTTTTTTTCGCACGGCGACACCGAGGTACTCCTCAAGGCCTACCACGCCTGGGGGCCGGATTTCGTCCAGCGGCTCAACGGCATGTTTGCCTTTGCGCTTTGGGAGCGCGATTCGGGCAAGGTGCTGCTGGGGCGTGACCGGCTGGGCATCAAGCCGCTGTATTGGGCCGAGGTGGCGGGCGGTGTGCGCTTTGCCTCCGCCTTGCCGGCGCTGCTTGCGGGCGGCGGCATCGATACCGACATCGACCCGGTGGGCCTGCACCACTACTTGTCCTTCCATGCCGTGGTGCCGGCGCCGCACACCCTGCTGCGCGGCGTGAAGAAGCTGCCGCCCGGCACGCTGATGGTGATCGAGCCCGATGGTCGGCGCAGCGAAAAAATCTTCTGGGCACTCGACTACGCGCGCACCACGGAAGAAGAAAACCGCTCGTTTGACGACTGGCGCGACATCCTGCTGCAGAGCCTGCGCGCCGCAGTGCGCCGCCGTCTGGTGGCCGATGTGCCGGTGGGCGCGCTGCTCTCGGGTGGGGTTGATTCCAGCTTGATCGTGGGTCTGATGGCCGAAGCCGGTGTTCCGAATCTGCGCACCTACAACGTCGGCTTTGAGGACGTGGGCGGCGAGAAGGGCAACGAGTTTGAATACGCCGAGATCGTGGCCCAAAGCTTTGGCACCATCCATGAGCGCATCTTCGTGCCCGAAGCCGAGCTGCTGCGCCGCCTGCCCGAGGCGATTGCCGCCATGAGCGAGCCCATGGTCAGCCACGACTGCATTGGCTTTTATCTGCTCTCCGAAGCCGTCTCGCGCCACAGCAAGGTGGTGCAAAGCGGGCAGGGCGCCGACGAGGTGTTTGGCGGCTACCACTGGTATCCGGCGCTCGCTGGAAGCCGCCAGCCGGTGGACGACTACCTGGCAGCGTTTCGTGACCGGGGACCCGCCGAGATGGCGCGCACCGTGCAGGCGCGCTACGCCACGGCGGACGCCTCGCGTGCGCTGGTGGCCGAGCGGTTTGCTGCCCCCGGTGCGAGCGACCCGGTAGAGCAGGCGCTGCGCCTCGATACCACGGTGATGTTGGTGGACGACCCGGTCAAGCGCGTGGACAACATGACCATGGCCTTTGGCCTGGAAGCGCGCGTACCTTTCCTGGACCACGAACTGGTTGAGCTGGCTGCGCGCATTCCGGCGCGCCACAAGCTCGCCGGTGGCGGCAAGGGCATCCTGAAGGAAGCCGCGCGCAAGGTGATCCCTGCAGCCGTCATCGACCGCCCCAAGGGCTATTTCCCGGTCCCCGCGCTCAAGTACTTGCAAGGCAATGTGCTGGCCAACGTGAAAGACGCGCTCGGCAGCCGCGCGGCGCAGGAGCGCGGCCTGTTTCAGCGGGTCTACGTCGACGAGCTGCTGGCCGACCCCGGCGCACACATCACGCCGCTGCGCGGCTCCAAGCTCTGGCAGCTGGGCCTGCTGGAGATGTGGCTGCAGACCCACCTGGCATGA
- the ngg gene encoding N-acetylglutaminylglutamine synthetase, translated as MMRKHAQRALRLDRSPLPKAEGARSQAPLANAVVDCGWGRLVAGHTFADPAQVAAQLLQESPGERDIAFYVDKPHVVVAQAPQQLFVDPSEAFRLTLASYRPSPARRRGFTVRRLRTRADIAAINAIYRSRRMVPVDPQRVWARRADRTMIYALAEDQASGEVLGVAMGLDHAEAFNDTEPGSSLWALAVAPQATHPGIGEALTRYLAEHFQARGRAYMDLSVLHDNQSAIALYGKLGFQNLRVFAVKRRNAINEPLFTGPTTGDEAALNPYARIIVDEAQRRGILVELVDAENGYFKLSHGGRSVVCRESLTELTSAVAMSRCADKRVTVRLLAGAGLKVPQQTLAGDPAHNAAFLQQHGHIVVKPLDGEQGKGISIKPQTVDDMEDAIATAQQHGERVLLEQFCEGQDLRIVVINHQVVAAALRRPAQVVGDGHATIAELIDKQSRRRSAATGGESRIPVDGETRRCLAGQGHKLTDVLPAGWTLAVRKTANLHTGGTIHDVTEQLHPQLRSAAEHASRILDIPVTGLDFLVPAVDGPDYVIIEANERPGLANHEPQPTVQRFVDMLFPRTQCESPTP; from the coding sequence ATGATGCGCAAACACGCCCAACGCGCTCTGCGTCTGGACCGCAGTCCCCTGCCGAAGGCCGAGGGCGCGCGCAGCCAGGCACCACTGGCCAATGCGGTGGTGGACTGCGGCTGGGGCCGTCTGGTGGCTGGTCACACCTTTGCCGACCCGGCCCAGGTGGCAGCGCAGTTGCTGCAGGAAAGTCCGGGCGAGCGCGACATTGCCTTTTACGTCGACAAGCCGCACGTGGTGGTCGCCCAGGCGCCGCAGCAGTTGTTTGTTGATCCGTCCGAGGCCTTTCGCCTGACCCTGGCCAGCTACCGGCCCTCACCGGCGCGGCGGCGCGGCTTTACCGTCCGGCGGCTGCGCACACGCGCCGACATTGCCGCCATCAATGCGATCTACCGCAGCCGCCGCATGGTGCCGGTGGACCCGCAGCGCGTCTGGGCTCGCCGCGCCGACCGCACCATGATCTATGCCCTGGCCGAAGACCAGGCCAGCGGCGAGGTGCTGGGCGTGGCGATGGGTCTGGATCACGCCGAAGCCTTCAACGACACCGAGCCGGGCTCCAGTCTGTGGGCGCTGGCGGTGGCGCCGCAGGCCACGCACCCCGGCATTGGCGAGGCGCTCACGCGCTACCTGGCGGAGCATTTTCAGGCGCGCGGGCGGGCCTACATGGATTTGTCGGTGCTGCACGACAACCAATCGGCGATTGCGCTCTACGGCAAGCTTGGTTTTCAGAATTTGCGCGTGTTTGCGGTCAAACGCCGCAACGCCATCAACGAACCACTGTTCACGGGCCCGACCACCGGTGACGAGGCGGCCCTGAACCCCTACGCCCGCATCATTGTGGACGAAGCGCAGCGGCGCGGCATCCTGGTGGAGTTGGTAGACGCAGAAAACGGCTACTTCAAGCTCAGCCACGGCGGGCGCAGCGTGGTCTGCCGTGAATCGCTCACCGAACTCACCAGTGCGGTGGCGATGAGCCGCTGCGCCGACAAGCGCGTGACGGTGCGCCTGCTGGCAGGTGCGGGCCTCAAGGTGCCACAGCAGACGCTGGCCGGTGACCCCGCGCACAACGCAGCGTTCCTGCAGCAGCACGGGCACATCGTGGTCAAGCCGCTCGACGGCGAACAGGGCAAGGGCATCAGCATCAAGCCGCAAACGGTGGACGATATGGAAGATGCCATTGCCACCGCCCAGCAGCACGGGGAGCGCGTGCTGCTCGAGCAGTTCTGCGAAGGCCAGGATTTGCGCATCGTCGTCATCAACCACCAGGTCGTGGCCGCTGCGCTGAGGCGGCCCGCGCAGGTGGTGGGCGACGGGCACGCCACGATCGCCGAACTGATCGACAAGCAAAGCCGTCGCCGCAGCGCCGCCACGGGGGGGGAATCGCGTATTCCGGTGGATGGCGAGACGCGCCGTTGTCTGGCGGGCCAGGGCCACAAGCTGACCGACGTGCTGCCCGCAGGATGGACGCTTGCGGTGCGCAAAACGGCCAACCTGCACACCGGCGGCACGATCCACGACGTCACTGAGCAACTGCATCCGCAACTGCGCAGCGCGGCTGAGCACGCCAGCCGCATTCTCGACATCCCCGTGACAGGCCTGGACTTCCTGGTTCCCGCAGTCGATGGCCCCGACTACGTGATCATCGAGGCCAACGAACGTCCGGGCCTGGCCAACCACGAGCCGCAACCTACGGTGCAGCGCTTTGTCGACATGCTGTTTCCGCGCACCCAATGTGAAAGCCCGACCCCATGA
- a CDS encoding osmoprotectant NAGGN system M42 family peptidase, protein MNPSTHAPQVALPTIDTAFLEESLLQLMALPSPVGLTDGVVRYTAARLESIGIPYEITRRGAIRGLLRGRERRPARALVAHLDTLGAMVREIKQSGRLAIVPIGSWSSRFAEGGRLTIYTDHGQLRGSCLPLKSSGHAFGGEVDTQPSSWDHVEVRVDVPAHSAQELIDAGVHVGDWIAFDPQLEMAPGGYIVSRYLDDKAAVAALLAACKAVVDSGRELPVDALALFTITEEVGSGASAALHGDIAEMVSLDIAISAPGQNTSEHAVTICLQDLSGPFDYHLTHKLIGLAQEHGIDYRRDVFKFYRSDSAAAVEAGNDIRTALIGFGADASHAHERTHRDALLALARLACAYMLSDPVARRDRTSMGSLEGFTEQLRPDEMQLPSTALPDPEVFLAPEGGDAPV, encoded by the coding sequence ATGAATCCAAGCACCCACGCGCCGCAGGTGGCGCTGCCAACGATCGACACCGCCTTTCTCGAGGAATCCTTGCTGCAGCTGATGGCGCTGCCCAGTCCGGTCGGTCTGACCGATGGCGTCGTGCGCTACACCGCCGCGCGGCTCGAATCCATCGGTATTCCCTACGAAATCACCCGGCGTGGCGCTATCCGCGGCTTGCTGCGCGGGCGCGAGCGCCGGCCCGCGCGAGCGCTGGTCGCCCACCTCGATACCTTGGGCGCCATGGTTCGCGAAATCAAGCAGAGCGGGCGGCTGGCCATCGTGCCCATAGGTTCCTGGTCTTCGCGCTTTGCCGAAGGCGGGCGCCTGACCATCTACACCGACCACGGCCAGTTGCGCGGCTCCTGCCTGCCGCTCAAGTCTTCCGGGCACGCCTTTGGCGGCGAGGTGGATACGCAGCCGTCGAGCTGGGACCACGTCGAGGTGCGTGTGGACGTTCCTGCGCATTCGGCGCAGGAACTCATCGATGCCGGCGTCCACGTGGGCGACTGGATTGCCTTTGACCCGCAGCTCGAAATGGCGCCGGGCGGCTACATCGTCTCGCGCTATCTGGACGACAAGGCCGCCGTGGCTGCGCTGCTGGCCGCCTGCAAAGCCGTGGTGGACAGTGGGCGCGAGCTGCCAGTGGACGCGCTGGCGCTGTTCACCATCACCGAGGAAGTGGGCTCGGGCGCGTCTGCCGCGCTGCATGGCGACATTGCGGAGATGGTGAGCCTCGACATCGCCATCTCTGCGCCGGGCCAGAACACCAGCGAACACGCCGTCACCATTTGCCTGCAGGACCTCTCAGGCCCGTTCGACTACCACCTGACGCACAAGCTCATAGGCCTGGCGCAAGAGCACGGCATTGACTACCGGCGCGATGTGTTCAAGTTTTACCGTTCGGACTCGGCTGCCGCCGTGGAGGCAGGAAACGACATCCGCACTGCGCTCATCGGCTTTGGCGCCGACGCCTCGCACGCGCACGAACGCACCCACCGAGACGCCTTGCTCGCGCTCGCCCGACTGGCCTGCGCCTATATGCTCTCCGACCCGGTGGCGCGGCGTGACCGCACATCCATGGGCTCTCTGGAGGGATTTACCGAGCAGCTGCGTCCGGACGAGATGCAGTTGCCTAGCACTGCGCTGCCCGACCCAGAGGTCTTTTTGGCGCCGGAGGGGGGCGACGCGCCGGTTTGA